Proteins from a genomic interval of Sphingobacterium sp. SYP-B4668:
- a CDS encoding SusC/RagA family TonB-linked outer membrane protein, whose translation MIFKIVCPLICCFCIHIQAKSYSQVISLEVKSTTIAKIFQLIEKQTPYVVLYNLEDLKAAKPVTLSVKSVGINQLMDVLFKDQPYEYTLDDKTILVHRRTKIEAPSVKGKDTYQLPVVVQEREIAGIVKDDQGKAIAGVTIQVKGANMQTKSDQQGHFKIKVSPTDKVLAFSSIGFESLEQIISSSDQVEIQLKSSLNNLNEVVVVGYGTALRKNLTTAVSTVKPDNISKAAISNMSQMLLGRAAGLQATLSSPQPGGDVNLSIRGAGPPIYIVDGIMMPGGQLEVGSGSTDVPNSIRRGGLAGLNPNDIESIEILKDASAAIYGIGAANGVILITTKKGTESSPRISYDGSHSVVKNYPYLKPLNGQDYMNLANLFNKENYLFTHEMYPYGPHAFDHNWIPQFTPDDIQAATTTDWLDHVLKNGSITNQNIMLSGGTKSYNYYLSGNYFNQDGTVVNSGLKRYTMRSNLSAQLFPFLKLTAIANINQNYFTNSSAEGGSGGHGSGSLQSALTYPSYLPVYGADGKASIYQNFPNPAEMVKIKDNTRSNGYYLNFATDIDVIKDVLKGRVIYGLNKENTNRDLYIPSDIYFFQMYKSRGHLGYIERQHQTFESTLSFNKKINEQWRVEAVAGMGKYLQSGQGLEIDYQQINDNIGADNIAAAEGEYFPTSSRSGSERRSQFVRAGVDFKDRYIISGTLRRDGTDKFFPGKKYGYFPSLSAAWKISNEHFLAGVSWVDQLKLRGSWGETGSDNLGSSLYGTYYVASQFIKFSNNSVTYIPYLLSGPDYPDVSWQKTTMKNIGVDFSLFANRVTGSFDVFRNDITDLLGSDPASPLSSSGTVPMNFGHYMRTGWEASVHTHQIKSVSSFQWKSLITLSHYESTWVKREPNHYYEEYRARFYEPMNAYYYYDTDGIINSDRSNMPESQKSLSPDAQKPGYPIIKDNNGDSEITVDDVKMRNLEPKIILGFGNTFNYKNFDLDIFMYGQLGQWKRNYAYSWAMVGDLYYPGPKNSNQYAFEIWNSQNNTEGTRRGIASTKAVALPGDVGYVEDLQDASFVRVRNITLGYNFNLQQHKVISNYVKNIRLFIDTQNPFTFTKFVGVDPEAQTGGYYTGYNSLSAAEYPMVRTYTIGAVVSF comes from the coding sequence ATGATCTTTAAAATAGTTTGTCCTTTAATATGTTGCTTTTGTATCCATATACAGGCCAAAAGCTATTCTCAAGTTATTTCGTTGGAAGTAAAGTCAACGACTATAGCCAAAATATTCCAATTGATCGAAAAACAGACTCCCTATGTGGTTTTATATAATTTAGAAGATCTCAAAGCGGCAAAACCTGTGACACTTTCTGTTAAATCAGTCGGTATAAACCAACTGATGGACGTATTATTTAAAGATCAACCCTACGAATATACGTTAGATGATAAAACTATTTTAGTCCATAGAAGAACTAAAATAGAAGCCCCCTCTGTTAAAGGAAAAGATACCTATCAATTGCCCGTAGTTGTTCAAGAAAGAGAAATAGCGGGTATCGTTAAGGACGATCAAGGCAAAGCAATTGCAGGCGTTACCATACAGGTAAAGGGGGCCAATATGCAGACAAAATCTGATCAACAGGGTCATTTTAAGATTAAGGTTTCACCAACCGACAAAGTGCTAGCATTCAGCAGCATCGGGTTTGAGAGCCTGGAGCAGATTATATCTAGCAGTGATCAAGTCGAAATTCAGCTTAAAAGTTCTTTGAATAACCTCAATGAAGTAGTTGTCGTAGGCTATGGTACGGCTTTAAGAAAAAACCTAACTACAGCCGTATCCACCGTAAAGCCTGATAATATTTCAAAAGCAGCCATTAGTAATATGTCGCAAATGCTTTTAGGACGAGCCGCAGGATTACAAGCCACCTTGAGCAGTCCCCAGCCAGGAGGAGACGTTAATTTGTCCATACGAGGTGCAGGTCCGCCCATCTATATTGTCGATGGCATCATGATGCCGGGCGGACAGTTAGAAGTAGGATCCGGCTCCACAGATGTCCCCAATTCTATACGCAGAGGCGGATTGGCTGGGTTAAATCCAAACGACATTGAGTCGATCGAAATACTAAAAGATGCTTCGGCTGCGATTTATGGTATTGGTGCAGCCAATGGTGTAATTTTGATTACAACCAAGAAAGGAACAGAATCTTCACCAAGAATCAGCTACGATGGCTCACATTCTGTCGTTAAAAATTACCCTTATCTAAAACCATTGAATGGACAAGATTATATGAATCTTGCCAATCTTTTTAATAAGGAAAATTACCTGTTTACCCATGAGATGTATCCCTATGGCCCGCATGCATTTGATCATAATTGGATACCACAATTTACACCAGACGACATCCAGGCTGCCACTACAACCGACTGGTTAGACCATGTATTGAAGAATGGAAGCATTACGAATCAAAACATCATGCTATCGGGCGGTACCAAGTCATACAATTATTATCTATCTGGCAACTATTTCAACCAAGATGGTACCGTGGTCAATTCCGGTCTTAAGCGTTACACCATGCGCTCCAATCTTTCAGCTCAACTCTTTCCTTTTTTAAAACTGACCGCAATTGCTAATATCAATCAAAATTACTTTACCAACTCCAGTGCCGAAGGAGGTTCAGGAGGTCACGGTTCCGGGTCACTTCAATCGGCATTGACATATCCCTCATACCTGCCCGTATATGGTGCAGATGGTAAGGCAAGTATCTACCAGAATTTTCCTAATCCAGCAGAGATGGTCAAGATCAAGGACAATACCCGATCAAATGGCTATTATTTAAATTTTGCAACCGATATTGATGTTATTAAAGATGTGTTGAAAGGAAGGGTCATTTATGGTCTGAACAAAGAAAATACCAATCGTGATTTATACATACCATCCGATATCTATTTCTTTCAGATGTATAAGTCAAGAGGACATCTGGGGTATATTGAGCGACAACACCAAACCTTTGAATCCACCTTATCATTCAATAAAAAAATCAACGAGCAATGGCGTGTAGAAGCCGTTGCCGGCATGGGTAAATACCTGCAAAGTGGTCAAGGTTTGGAAATCGATTACCAGCAAATTAACGACAATATTGGAGCCGACAATATTGCTGCAGCAGAAGGCGAATATTTTCCTACCTCCTCCCGAAGCGGAAGCGAGAGAAGGTCCCAATTTGTCAGGGCAGGAGTTGATTTTAAAGACAGGTATATCATATCCGGGACTTTGCGTAGAGACGGTACAGACAAGTTTTTCCCAGGTAAGAAATATGGCTATTTTCCATCTCTATCAGCAGCATGGAAGATCAGCAACGAACATTTCTTAGCGGGTGTTAGTTGGGTAGATCAACTTAAGTTGCGAGGGAGTTGGGGAGAGACAGGTAGTGACAATTTAGGTTCTAGTTTGTATGGCACCTATTACGTCGCCAGTCAGTTTATCAAATTTTCCAATAATTCCGTGACCTATATTCCTTATCTTTTAAGTGGACCAGATTATCCAGATGTATCTTGGCAAAAGACTACCATGAAAAATATAGGCGTAGACTTTAGTTTGTTTGCGAATAGAGTAACCGGGAGTTTTGATGTATTTCGGAATGATATCACCGATTTACTGGGCAGCGATCCCGCTTCGCCTCTGAGTTCAAGTGGTACTGTACCCATGAATTTCGGCCATTATATGCGGACAGGTTGGGAGGCGAGTGTCCATACCCATCAAATAAAATCAGTTTCCTCTTTTCAATGGAAATCACTAATCACCCTTTCCCATTACGAGTCTACCTGGGTCAAGCGTGAGCCAAACCATTATTATGAAGAATACAGAGCGCGGTTTTACGAACCCATGAACGCTTATTATTATTACGATACTGATGGTATCATCAATAGTGATCGGAGCAATATGCCCGAATCCCAAAAAAGTTTATCTCCAGATGCTCAGAAACCCGGGTACCCCATCATAAAAGACAACAACGGAGATAGCGAGATCACGGTAGACGATGTTAAAATGAGAAATCTAGAACCTAAGATCATTCTTGGATTCGGCAACACATTCAATTATAAAAATTTCGATCTGGATATTTTCATGTATGGTCAGTTAGGTCAGTGGAAGCGCAATTATGCGTATAGTTGGGCCATGGTCGGTGACCTGTATTATCCGGGGCCGAAAAATTCAAATCAATACGCCTTTGAAATCTGGAATTCCCAGAATAATACAGAAGGTACAAGAAGAGGTATCGCTTCCACTAAAGCCGTAGCCTTGCCTGGAGATGTTGGCTATGTAGAAGATCTTCAAGATGCATCGTTTGTACGTGTACGCAACATCACGCTTGGATATAATTTCAATCTACAACAGCATAAGGTTATCTCCAACTATGTAAAGAATATCCGATTATTTATCGATACACAAAATCCATTCACCTTTACAAAATTTGTTGGCGTAGACCCAGAAGCACAGACAGGAGGATATTATACAGGCTACAATAGTCTGTCCGCTGCCGAATATCCTATGGTCAGGACCTATACAATCGGTGCGGTAGTCAGTTTTTAA
- a CDS encoding FecR family protein: MENKEHISALLERYFAGNASPEDIDTLYTYMLADPIDPAIDVLFEAHFMSREEATNDLRLKAARIVDNTWLTIQERLDSAIASTPRIRKFPIWSRYAAAIVVCIGIGSALYWASRDQKLSDNMVDINLQVQDIMPGSNQALLTLSNGETLALDGTNSQVVQHTDQITYGDGTEIRHLAHNETVTLTTPNGGTYSAVLQDGTKIWLNAGSAITYPSTFNKDYREVKIEGEVYFEVAKEKNRPFIVHTREQQIEVLGTTFNVNDYKNEENSKTTLLTGSVRVRTIDPSGATIVLSPGEQIVYGADKKMQVHPVDTEAIVSWKNGYFNFHAISIEESLKQIERWYDIKVIYKGKKLNGYLGGKMSRGVKLSTFVHFIEQEFNLKSEFQTNRTLLLYDDLNPKK, encoded by the coding sequence ATGGAAAATAAGGAACACATTTCAGCACTTTTGGAACGATATTTCGCTGGCAATGCATCGCCAGAAGATATAGATACATTATATACCTATATGCTAGCTGACCCAATCGATCCAGCTATCGACGTCTTGTTTGAAGCGCATTTCATGAGTAGAGAAGAGGCTACAAATGACCTTCGCCTAAAAGCTGCCCGTATAGTCGATAATACTTGGTTGACTATCCAAGAGCGACTAGATAGCGCTATAGCGTCTACACCACGCATCAGAAAATTTCCTATATGGTCTCGCTACGCAGCAGCTATAGTCGTATGCATAGGTATTGGAAGTGCCCTATATTGGGCATCCCGCGATCAAAAATTGTCCGACAATATGGTGGATATTAACCTACAGGTTCAAGATATTATGCCTGGGTCAAATCAAGCCTTACTTACCTTATCTAACGGAGAGACACTGGCGTTGGATGGCACAAATTCGCAGGTTGTCCAGCATACCGATCAGATTACTTATGGGGATGGAACAGAGATTAGACATCTTGCCCATAATGAAACAGTCACCTTGACCACTCCGAATGGAGGGACCTATTCTGCCGTACTTCAAGACGGCACCAAAATATGGCTGAATGCAGGTTCTGCAATTACATATCCCTCTACTTTTAATAAAGATTATAGAGAAGTAAAAATAGAAGGTGAAGTCTATTTTGAGGTTGCTAAAGAGAAAAATAGGCCATTCATTGTTCATACAAGAGAGCAGCAGATTGAAGTTCTCGGAACCACCTTCAATGTCAATGACTACAAAAATGAAGAAAACAGTAAAACCACATTGCTGACAGGTTCCGTGCGCGTGCGTACTATCGATCCCTCAGGTGCAACGATTGTGTTGTCACCCGGCGAGCAAATCGTCTATGGAGCAGATAAGAAGATGCAGGTACACCCTGTAGATACCGAAGCCATCGTATCATGGAAGAATGGATATTTCAATTTTCATGCGATCAGTATTGAAGAATCTTTAAAACAAATTGAACGCTGGTATGACATCAAAGTAATTTATAAAGGAAAGAAACTTAACGGCTATTTAGGGGGGAAAATGAGTAGAGGCGTCAAGTTGTCAACTTTTGTCCATTTCATTGAGCAAGAGTTTAACTTAAAATCAGAATTTCAGACCAATCGCACCCTATTGTTATATGACGATCTTAATCCTAAAAAATAA
- a CDS encoding RNA polymerase sigma factor: MSNASEFNEQEILTLLKHGDKKAFEVIYSKYAHKIAIKLIQLLKSEELAQDVLQDVFLKLWENRASIDPALSFNAYIYKIAKNISLNKFRSSLMDQRYRSSLVNNEFYNPIEENLFKKDCSNILEKALQFLTDRQRQVFVLHRIEGKSYKEISEELNISYSAINQHLQAANKHLKHVLKPHYLHLVLFYLLY, from the coding sequence GTGAGTAATGCCTCTGAATTTAATGAACAAGAGATTCTTACCCTGCTCAAGCATGGAGATAAGAAAGCCTTTGAGGTTATTTATTCAAAGTATGCCCATAAAATTGCCATTAAACTGATACAGTTGTTAAAGTCTGAAGAATTGGCCCAGGATGTTCTTCAAGACGTTTTTCTTAAACTATGGGAAAATAGAGCGTCAATTGACCCAGCCTTATCCTTTAATGCTTACATTTATAAAATTGCCAAAAATATTTCTTTAAATAAGTTTCGAAGTTCATTGATGGATCAACGCTATCGCAGCTCGTTAGTAAATAATGAATTTTATAATCCCATCGAAGAGAATTTATTTAAAAAGGATTGTAGTAATATATTGGAAAAAGCACTTCAATTTTTAACGGACAGGCAGCGACAAGTATTTGTTTTACATCGCATTGAAGGCAAGAGTTATAAGGAAATAAGTGAAGAGTTGAATATAAGTTACTCCGCTATAAATCAGCACCTCCAGGCTGCTAATAAGCATTTAAAACACGTGTTAAAACCACATTATCTCCATCTAGTGCTATTTTATTTATTGTACTAG
- a CDS encoding SWIM zinc finger family protein → MAEQDLALNYTRNSQLIQQSGIQQLVLAHQSELAEVANVPCFFWGSLTDPLLTSKCLLTLSKVVRSSFGPIPPSLRDPIVSAGTNQIRFEGFSSCNGVYARLDLLEDAIDGEFIASGTTNVDFNEPMLNALNAVKKTEKMVLGVGSNEVAISTDKAKVTEKKVTLPPRWIKGLTSVQLYLAGMELQFELNKIQLIQLFQAMPKGNVKGEFYLTQRANRFVFSPINTAHAVRIGGIHRLRLLEGLLTYADKLLVYQEKGGESAAFVADFGKMRLTLALSPDSYRGFSGEGNVLENMIKAVPDEWVHAVNGLLKSNELFDPTMLSIEHDVDFGTMDTLSASLSSIGLLGYDLHSHQHYYRRLPFKMERILALNPRLKNAKKLVATEGVQFIKNHPEYIEARVDGSGVQHTVIIQGDKHQCTCNWFTNHQGQRGLCKHILAVKMLNGK, encoded by the coding sequence ATGGCCGAGCAAGATTTAGCACTTAACTACACAAGAAATTCACAGCTGATACAGCAGTCAGGTATCCAACAATTGGTATTAGCACATCAGTCCGAATTGGCCGAAGTTGCCAATGTACCTTGTTTTTTTTGGGGAAGCCTGACGGATCCCTTATTGACTTCCAAATGCTTGTTGACGCTCTCAAAAGTAGTGCGATCTAGTTTTGGACCTATACCACCTAGTCTTAGGGATCCGATCGTATCCGCAGGTACCAATCAGATTCGTTTTGAAGGATTCTCCTCCTGTAATGGCGTTTACGCGCGCTTGGATCTCTTAGAAGATGCCATTGATGGTGAGTTTATCGCTAGTGGCACCACCAATGTCGATTTTAATGAGCCTATGCTCAACGCCTTGAATGCCGTCAAGAAGACCGAGAAGATGGTCCTAGGTGTAGGCAGCAATGAAGTTGCCATCAGTACCGACAAAGCCAAGGTCACCGAAAAGAAAGTCACCCTACCACCACGTTGGATCAAAGGTCTTACTTCTGTACAGTTATACCTTGCAGGTATGGAATTACAATTTGAGCTGAATAAGATACAGCTTATCCAACTGTTTCAGGCTATGCCCAAGGGAAATGTCAAAGGCGAGTTTTACCTCACCCAGCGGGCCAATCGATTTGTATTCTCACCCATTAATACGGCCCATGCCGTTCGTATCGGTGGTATCCATCGTCTGCGCTTACTAGAGGGTTTGCTTACCTACGCTGACAAGCTGCTCGTCTATCAGGAAAAAGGAGGGGAGAGTGCCGCATTTGTGGCTGACTTTGGCAAGATGCGGTTGACATTGGCCCTATCACCAGACAGTTATCGGGGATTTTCAGGAGAAGGCAATGTGTTGGAAAATATGATAAAAGCAGTCCCTGATGAATGGGTACATGCCGTCAATGGCCTACTCAAATCAAATGAGTTATTCGATCCCACTATGTTATCCATCGAGCATGATGTAGACTTTGGTACCATGGATACACTTTCGGCATCCCTTTCATCCATCGGGTTATTGGGGTATGATCTACACAGCCACCAGCATTACTATAGACGCTTACCGTTTAAGATGGAGCGTATCCTGGCGTTAAATCCACGGTTAAAAAATGCGAAAAAGCTTGTCGCTACAGAAGGTGTTCAGTTTATTAAAAATCATCCGGAATATATCGAAGCCCGAGTCGATGGGTCAGGCGTCCAACACACCGTTATCATTCAAGGTGATAAGCATCAGTGCACCTGCAATTGGTTTACCAATCATCAAGGGCAGCGCGGGCTTTGTAAGCATATCCTCGCAGTCAAAATGTTAAACGGCAAGTAA
- a CDS encoding DUF6493 family protein, with product MFKHLKYIDGTSDKFWEIQTAGSTHTVTYGRNGTAGQQKSKTFDSEETCLKDAEKLIAEKTRKGYSEDGSVEALPKTTAASTRPPTASAQRKEEAIAAMKALISEGKVQDIIPYLEQYAAGHLEALKKEIRTAKRYWVDYSDLSNDPVYRNKAQYNWGTRGTKEQQRIVKLLALATFSGSDIGNWDIFQELLEQAKSPDVGEVLAYAKPNWLGAYLLQLVKRNEWQRISYSSLRHLESLGHVEFEPELYASAISGFDYHESHKIFKVLTEDELTIQRDIPLVFEYESNIHNIYQDYSHQNTVNELLWDKVFDKLLDAGKIERELLITGALEAQTKNWNNNLKSYFRKLIDRLQLPEDTVIAYQRAFFPLLHAEHSAVINFTVDYLKPYFTHPDFQLQEFLDWAEGIFMRSDVKASLKTLLIQFDKLLKQRPALQDRFVLLAADLFMISDLQLQERATKFILKYQKQPSEELAHKLQSYRLQMMGAVATDLQLLFQEEEAYSEDEILAVLGGPGNERYEYHPSERGLLNEALVYPQTWNDIFFKIGEVIGGADPVEIEVLMNAWVQYTPIFPTDYKKQLDPYIKQLTSIYSESSCFDYFSSVFLNMHYKPNTVYQHKDRYNSYSKWIGLMGSQMEQLQRHLIAGLELPLLSLPTHKPFWIAPSVLVQRILDYQHLDVEINLLDLSIALSRTVREDLDHAKPLIQQVKEPRVQEILNYALGFDTTIKTQQQSWLKNLLLSKDSNELLWLGVWATVARTHYPDQHVEEFDQSSLKDIPFAAEPFRPTLKMEPTYYDSYNYATKKSERVYNGDQLSYPLPMFKQSVDTFLYHKDIYNRGNNTVGTYYLNKSDIPYLHSLMPQNTESLSMFLTLGLNSKSDVGGKLPAAYLKEMLYDFFRFDGQSSLYLATSIFNKEKEVRAMAVEVLLASISDNRLDVSILGTHLGLLLSHGYGPIGRFVETLEQCRDMSSKHNNALLQLLDIALVHYVVVEKMPTNFKKVIEYYYDLMSKEQYHVPKELQSVFKNLAIYKSLQPILKKINK from the coding sequence ATGTTTAAGCATCTAAAATACATAGACGGTACATCAGATAAATTTTGGGAAATACAGACCGCAGGCAGCACCCACACGGTTACATATGGACGAAATGGGACCGCCGGCCAACAGAAAAGTAAGACATTCGATTCAGAAGAAACCTGTTTGAAGGACGCCGAGAAGCTAATTGCCGAGAAGACTAGAAAGGGATATTCAGAAGATGGCAGCGTTGAGGCCCTCCCCAAAACAACCGCTGCATCCACGCGTCCACCTACCGCCAGTGCCCAACGTAAAGAAGAAGCCATAGCGGCGATGAAGGCCCTCATAAGCGAGGGGAAGGTGCAGGATATTATTCCCTATTTGGAGCAGTATGCCGCAGGCCATTTAGAAGCCTTAAAAAAAGAAATTCGCACAGCCAAGCGGTACTGGGTAGACTATAGCGATCTTTCCAATGATCCTGTCTATCGCAATAAAGCGCAGTACAATTGGGGTACTCGAGGTACCAAAGAGCAGCAACGTATTGTCAAGTTACTCGCTTTGGCGACTTTTTCAGGTTCCGATATCGGTAATTGGGATATTTTTCAAGAACTATTAGAACAAGCTAAAAGCCCCGATGTGGGGGAGGTACTGGCCTATGCCAAGCCCAATTGGTTGGGAGCGTATCTGCTGCAATTGGTCAAGCGCAATGAATGGCAACGTATCAGTTATTCAAGCCTTCGTCATTTAGAGAGCTTAGGTCATGTCGAGTTCGAGCCCGAACTGTATGCAAGTGCTATTTCCGGGTTCGATTACCACGAATCCCATAAGATTTTTAAGGTCTTGACAGAAGATGAGTTGACTATTCAACGAGATATTCCCTTAGTCTTTGAATACGAATCAAACATCCATAATATCTATCAGGATTACAGTCACCAAAATACCGTTAATGAACTGCTCTGGGACAAGGTGTTCGACAAACTGCTGGATGCGGGCAAAATAGAGCGCGAACTACTTATCACAGGCGCACTGGAAGCACAGACCAAAAATTGGAACAACAATCTCAAAAGCTATTTTAGAAAGCTGATCGACCGGTTGCAACTGCCTGAAGATACCGTGATAGCCTATCAGCGGGCGTTCTTTCCATTGTTACATGCCGAGCATAGTGCAGTCATTAATTTTACGGTAGACTATCTAAAGCCTTATTTCACGCATCCCGACTTTCAATTGCAAGAATTTCTAGATTGGGCCGAAGGCATCTTTATGCGGAGTGATGTTAAGGCAAGCCTCAAGACTTTATTGATTCAATTCGATAAATTATTGAAACAACGGCCAGCGTTACAAGACCGTTTCGTTCTTTTAGCGGCCGATCTGTTTATGATCTCCGATTTGCAATTGCAGGAGCGCGCGACTAAGTTTATTTTAAAATATCAGAAGCAACCCTCCGAAGAGCTTGCACACAAGCTACAATCTTATAGATTGCAGATGATGGGTGCTGTCGCTACTGATCTACAGCTATTATTCCAAGAAGAAGAAGCCTATTCCGAAGATGAGATATTAGCGGTATTAGGCGGCCCTGGAAATGAGCGTTACGAGTACCATCCATCGGAGCGCGGACTTTTGAACGAAGCCCTTGTCTATCCGCAGACTTGGAATGACATCTTTTTTAAGATAGGCGAGGTCATTGGAGGTGCGGATCCCGTAGAGATAGAGGTACTGATGAATGCCTGGGTGCAGTATACCCCTATTTTCCCAACAGATTATAAGAAGCAGTTAGACCCTTATATCAAGCAGTTGACGAGTATTTATAGCGAATCTTCTTGCTTCGACTATTTTTCCAGCGTATTTCTGAATATGCATTATAAGCCCAATACCGTATATCAGCACAAGGACCGTTATAATAGCTACTCCAAGTGGATTGGCTTAATGGGGAGTCAAATGGAGCAACTGCAGCGTCACCTTATAGCTGGATTGGAGCTGCCTTTATTGAGCCTACCTACCCATAAACCCTTTTGGATTGCGCCGTCCGTTTTGGTTCAGCGCATTTTGGACTATCAACACCTTGACGTAGAGATAAATCTTTTGGATTTATCTATCGCACTCAGTCGTACGGTTCGCGAAGATCTAGACCATGCCAAGCCACTCATACAGCAGGTCAAGGAGCCACGGGTCCAAGAAATATTGAACTATGCTTTAGGTTTTGATACGACCATCAAGACACAGCAGCAGTCATGGTTGAAGAATTTACTCCTGTCGAAAGATTCAAACGAACTTCTTTGGCTTGGCGTATGGGCCACCGTAGCACGTACACATTATCCCGACCAACACGTTGAAGAGTTTGATCAATCCTCCCTAAAAGACATTCCTTTTGCCGCCGAGCCTTTCCGTCCAACATTGAAAATGGAGCCTACTTATTACGATAGCTACAACTATGCCACCAAGAAGTCCGAACGTGTGTACAATGGGGATCAGCTCAGCTATCCACTCCCCATGTTTAAGCAAAGTGTCGACACCTTCTTATATCATAAAGACATCTATAATCGCGGCAATAATACCGTTGGCACTTACTATCTGAACAAATCCGATATTCCCTACCTACACAGTTTGATGCCGCAGAATACCGAAAGTCTCTCTATGTTTTTGACACTCGGACTCAATAGCAAGAGCGATGTAGGGGGGAAGCTTCCGGCAGCCTATTTAAAAGAGATGTTATATGATTTTTTTCGATTTGATGGGCAGTCCAGTCTGTATCTAGCCACCTCCATCTTCAATAAAGAGAAAGAAGTGCGCGCTATGGCCGTCGAGGTTCTTTTGGCCTCCATTAGTGATAATAGATTAGATGTATCCATCCTAGGTACGCATTTGGGGCTACTCTTAAGCCATGGCTATGGACCCATTGGTCGTTTTGTAGAGACTTTAGAACAATGTCGCGATATGTCTTCCAAGCACAACAATGCGTTGTTACAGCTGTTGGATATCGCGCTTGTCCACTATGTCGTTGTGGAGAAAATGCCTACCAATTTCAAGAAAGTAATAGAATACTATTACGATCTCATGAGTAAAGAACAATACCACGTTCCGAAAGAGCTGCAGTCGGTATTCAAGAACTTAGCGATATACAAGAGTCTGCAACCTATTTTGAAGAAAATAAACAAATAA
- a CDS encoding Fic family protein: protein MAVYIHERYNWTDFHWEDEKILSLLSDVRNLQGKLIGKVELLGFELKDEANLETLIQDVVQSSEIEGEILNPEQVRSSIATRLGLDNSGLVNADRHVDGVVEMMLDATQNTDKKLSIQRLYDWHGALFPTGRSGLHKIDVAQWRAGDMQVVSGGMGREMVHFEAPKAERLSQEMNKLIGWFNMDSTVDPVLKACIVHLWFVTIHPFDDGNGRIARALTDMQLSKADGVNQRFYSMSAQIKQERKGYYAVLEKTQKGDSDITTWIVWFLNCLKQAIIASNAIIDKVVRKHHFWMHNASKIGNDRQRIMLNKLMDNFEGNLTSSKWAKVTKVSTDTALRDITDLVSKDVLSKKDSGGRSTHYELNW, encoded by the coding sequence ATGGCAGTTTATATACATGAACGATATAATTGGACAGATTTTCATTGGGAAGATGAGAAGATCCTCAGTTTATTGAGCGATGTTCGAAATCTCCAAGGAAAACTTATTGGAAAAGTAGAGTTGTTGGGTTTTGAGCTAAAGGATGAAGCAAACTTGGAAACACTTATTCAAGACGTTGTTCAATCCTCTGAAATTGAGGGGGAAATACTGAACCCTGAGCAAGTACGTTCGTCAATCGCTACGCGACTTGGGTTGGATAACTCTGGTTTGGTGAACGCTGATCGCCATGTTGACGGTGTGGTAGAAATGATGCTAGATGCGACCCAAAACACGGATAAAAAGCTAAGTATCCAAAGACTATACGACTGGCATGGTGCGTTATTTCCGACAGGAAGAAGTGGACTGCATAAAATTGATGTTGCACAATGGAGAGCAGGCGATATGCAGGTTGTATCAGGAGGAATGGGAAGAGAAATGGTGCATTTTGAAGCGCCAAAGGCTGAACGGCTTTCACAAGAAATGAATAAGCTAATAGGTTGGTTCAATATGGACTCGACTGTAGATCCAGTATTAAAAGCTTGTATTGTACACTTATGGTTTGTCACGATACACCCGTTCGATGATGGTAATGGACGCATCGCTCGAGCATTGACAGATATGCAACTATCAAAAGCTGATGGTGTAAATCAACGCTTTTACAGCATGTCTGCACAGATTAAGCAGGAAAGAAAGGGTTATTACGCTGTATTGGAGAAAACTCAAAAAGGCGACTCTGATATTACAACTTGGATCGTTTGGTTTTTGAACTGCCTCAAGCAAGCTATTATTGCTTCCAATGCAATAATCGACAAAGTGGTGCGAAAGCATCACTTTTGGATGCATAATGCTTCTAAAATAGGTAATGATCGACAGCGCATCATGTTGAATAAATTGATGGATAATTTTGAAGGAAACCTCACTTCGTCAAAGTGGGCAAAGGTGACAAAAGTATCCACTGATACGGCACTTCGTGATATTACCGATTTGGTCAGTAAAGATGTTCTATCTAAGAAAGATTCAGGTGGTAGAAGTACGCATTATGAGCTAAATTGGTAG